A genomic segment from Leptolyngbya boryana PCC 6306 encodes:
- a CDS encoding CPBP family intramembrane glutamic endopeptidase, whose product MRFKATKGTPRIGTEVKDATYVEAAGWGKYRWWRYVLGLMIILFAWMVVANLASALVALALGGKEGAAALGRLDFAAFGPVGGFVVSMAGFPVFLAGILIAVTLIHQRHPRTLITARKQISWRRVGHGFVAGFVPWVLLGGLGQYLLYPDSFSFNSDLKTFALFVPIALILTAIQTTTEELFFRGYIVQGASLIWSNRVFLAIVSAVIFTLPHATNPESQEGGWIGMFVGIFVGTGLLYAIVSLIDGTTELAIGAHFANNIAYFLLFNWSGSFFSAPALFSISEYHARFYDITSLVLIPVFLAIAYKVFKRDKAAEPVDS is encoded by the coding sequence ATGAGATTCAAAGCAACCAAAGGAACGCCGAGAATCGGAACGGAAGTGAAAGACGCGACTTACGTCGAGGCTGCTGGGTGGGGTAAGTATCGGTGGTGGCGGTATGTTCTGGGGCTGATGATTATCCTCTTTGCATGGATGGTCGTCGCCAACCTTGCCAGTGCGCTTGTCGCGCTGGCGCTCGGCGGCAAAGAGGGTGCCGCAGCGCTTGGTCGGCTGGATTTCGCGGCGTTTGGTCCTGTGGGGGGCTTCGTCGTGTCCATGGCGGGTTTTCCGGTGTTCCTCGCAGGAATTCTCATCGCCGTCACCCTCATCCACCAGCGCCATCCCCGGACGCTGATCACGGCGCGGAAGCAGATCAGTTGGCGGCGCGTCGGTCACGGCTTCGTGGCTGGATTTGTGCCCTGGGTACTGCTCGGCGGGTTGGGGCAGTACCTCCTCTACCCCGATAGCTTCTCTTTCAACTCCGACCTCAAGACGTTCGCGCTCTTTGTACCGATCGCGCTAATCCTCACTGCAATCCAGACGACCACCGAGGAGCTTTTCTTTCGCGGGTACATTGTGCAGGGTGCAAGCCTAATCTGGTCGAACCGTGTGTTTCTGGCGATCGTCTCAGCCGTGATCTTCACCCTGCCGCACGCCACTAACCCAGAGTCACAGGAGGGTGGCTGGATCGGGATGTTCGTCGGAATCTTCGTCGGCACGGGTCTGCTGTATGCGATCGTTTCATTGATCGACGGCACGACCGAGCTTGCGATCGGCGCACACTTTGCCAACAACATCGCGTATTTTCTCTTGTTCAACTGGTCTGGAAGCTTCTTCTCCGCGCCAGCTCTATTCAGCATCAGTGAGTACCACGCAAGATTCTACGACATCACCTCTCTCGTGCTGATTCCCGTCTTCCTGGCGATCGCTTACAAGGTGTTCAAGCGTGACAAGGCAGCCGAACCCGTCGATTCCTGA
- a CDS encoding CPBP family intramembrane glutamic endopeptidase, protein MAILKQFGILFVLGSVGIVMFTVTSIPLIEQQLAKLSPETIEKVPPLWILMLLQGLQYSVLLAISILIGIGCAYRVGLRSHLVDHWVFHTTKSLSFAVEMKWSLGVGAAAALVLLLLDRLMQPALPEALRAANNTERSWLNLLTAMFYGGITEEILMRWGLMSLLVWIAWKGLKQGVTLPSQGIYQGAIVLAALVFGLLHLPATAAIVPLTPVVIIRAILLNGIAGIAFGWLFWQYSLEAAMLSHVSFHAFSFALSLLLARSA, encoded by the coding sequence ATGGCAATTCTGAAACAATTCGGGATTTTATTTGTATTGGGCAGTGTGGGAATTGTGATGTTTACGGTCACGTCTATTCCTTTAATCGAGCAACAGTTAGCGAAACTGTCTCCAGAAACAATCGAAAAAGTGCCTCCATTGTGGATTTTAATGCTTTTGCAAGGACTACAGTATTCAGTTCTACTGGCAATCAGCATTCTGATCGGCATTGGTTGTGCCTACCGTGTTGGATTACGCTCCCATTTGGTTGATCATTGGGTGTTTCATACCACTAAGTCTCTATCTTTTGCTGTTGAGATGAAGTGGAGTTTGGGTGTGGGCGCAGCGGCAGCGCTCGTTCTCTTGTTGCTCGATCGGTTGATGCAACCTGCCCTACCTGAAGCACTACGGGCAGCCAATAATACAGAACGAAGTTGGTTGAATTTGCTCACAGCAATGTTCTATGGCGGCATCACTGAGGAAATTTTGATGCGTTGGGGTTTAATGTCGCTGCTTGTTTGGATCGCGTGGAAAGGTCTAAAACAAGGCGTTACGCTGCCAAGTCAAGGAATTTATCAAGGTGCGATCGTTCTAGCCGCGTTGGTATTTGGACTGCTACACCTGCCAGCGACTGCCGCGATCGTTCCCCTCACTCCAGTTGTGATTATCCGAGCGATATTACTCAATGGGATTGCTGGCATTGCGTTTGGTTGGCTCTTTTGGCAATACTCGCTTGAGGCTGCGATGTTATCCCATGTCAGCTTTCATGCCTTTTCCTTTGCTCTTAGCCTTTTGCTGGCAAGATCTGCCTAA
- a CDS encoding endonuclease/exonuclease/phosphatase family protein has protein sequence MIRPRSPKTSAYQEIEFDSVSTWSQAQLHQQKRVVVIGDFNSTAWSVRLRRLEKDSQLVNSQRGFGFQPTWSAEFPPLMKIALDHCFHDRSLLTVQRSIGSAIGSDHLPLLVELRNQ, from the coding sequence GTGATTCGTCCTCGCAGTCCGAAAACCTCTGCCTATCAAGAGATTGAGTTTGATTCAGTCTCTACTTGGAGTCAAGCTCAGCTACATCAACAGAAGCGCGTCGTTGTCATTGGAGACTTTAATAGCACTGCTTGGTCGGTTCGACTGCGACGATTGGAGAAAGACAGTCAACTGGTGAATTCACAACGAGGGTTTGGATTTCAACCCACTTGGTCGGCTGAATTTCCGCCATTGATGAAGATTGCGCTCGACCACTGTTTTCATGATCGATCATTGCTCACAGTTCAGCGATCGATTGGATCAGCGATTGGTTCAGACCATCTTCCACTTCTTGTAGAATTACGCAATCAGTGA
- a CDS encoding IS1/IS1595 family N-terminal zinc-binding domain-containing protein produces MTPICYPDCHRRDIVKHGRTAAGKQHYCCRNAAFKQQSFILYFRYQG; encoded by the coding sequence GTGACACCCATTTGCTACCCAGATTGTCATCGCAGAGACATTGTTAAACATGGTCGCACTGCTGCTGGAAAACAACACTATTGTTGTCGAAATGCTGCTTTTAAGCAACAGTCGTTCATCTTGTATTTTCGCTATCAAGGATGA
- a CDS encoding CPBP family intramembrane glutamic endopeptidase has product MSKVSSNHPQKTPAAIAPNRASRPGWSEIAVGLVVFAIVGIGIGSQLKRLGLNPVVYGLVFTALSGIAGIAGFAAAVLLRIRSLNAFGLRPVSKRWLLIAIGVGLVAFVLKGLAVLGWIQITGNNNSVQSVYAEGGSGGVLSLVLATFFLGIVTPLGEELLFRGVVTNALLRYGPFIGVVGSTLIFALVHGINIVFPAAIVAGLATAEIFRHSGSIWTAVVVHVVFNLPTIPVMIIAGMN; this is encoded by the coding sequence ATGTCCAAAGTGTCTTCTAACCACCCACAAAAGACCCCTGCCGCGATCGCACCAAACCGTGCCTCCCGTCCGGGTTGGTCTGAAATCGCCGTCGGTCTTGTCGTCTTCGCGATCGTGGGAATCGGGATTGGCTCGCAACTCAAGCGGCTCGGTCTTAACCCCGTGGTTTACGGACTGGTCTTCACCGCGCTCTCTGGTATCGCTGGAATTGCCGGATTTGCAGCAGCAGTGCTACTGCGGATTCGTTCCCTGAACGCCTTTGGTTTGCGTCCGGTCTCTAAGCGCTGGTTACTCATCGCGATCGGAGTCGGACTGGTTGCCTTCGTACTCAAAGGGCTGGCTGTTCTGGGTTGGATTCAGATCACCGGGAACAATAACAGTGTCCAGAGTGTGTACGCAGAGGGCGGTAGCGGCGGAGTACTATCTTTGGTTTTAGCAACATTTTTCCTTGGAATCGTCACGCCCCTCGGCGAGGAGTTGCTCTTTCGGGGGGTCGTCACCAACGCGCTGCTGCGCTATGGTCCTTTCATTGGGGTTGTGGGTAGCACCCTGATCTTTGCCCTTGTTCATGGCATCAACATTGTCTTTCCCGCAGCTATAGTGGCTGGTCTCGCTACTGCCGAGATCTTCCGCCATAGCGGATCAATTTGGACTGCTGTCGTTGTTCACGTCGTTTTCAATTTGCCTACAATCCCGGTGATGATAATTGCTGGCATGAACTAA
- a CDS encoding SDR family oxidoreductase, with translation MWEVDLDRGLRLLRSAIETHLITSHFALPLLIQKPGGFVVELTDGTADYNNQHYRQALIYDVAKNAIIRMAWALAQELQPHGCTAVCLTPGWLRSEMMLDSFGVSEANWQDAAVKEPHFIVSETPHFVGRAVAHLAVDPEVARWNGQSLSSGQLAKVYGFTDLDGSQPDAWRYIQEVTEMGKPADATGYR, from the coding sequence ATTTGGGAAGTTGATTTAGACCGGGGATTACGCCTGTTACGATCGGCGATTGAGACTCATCTCATTACCAGTCACTTTGCCCTGCCACTGCTGATCCAGAAGCCAGGAGGATTCGTCGTTGAACTCACCGATGGCACAGCAGATTACAACAATCAGCACTATCGGCAAGCCTTAATTTATGATGTCGCAAAGAATGCAATTATTCGGATGGCGTGGGCATTAGCGCAAGAGCTTCAACCGCATGGCTGCACAGCAGTGTGCCTGACTCCCGGTTGGTTGCGATCGGAAATGATGCTGGATAGTTTTGGTGTGAGTGAAGCGAACTGGCAGGATGCGGCAGTCAAGGAACCGCACTTCATCGTTTCCGAAACACCCCACTTTGTTGGACGTGCCGTTGCTCATCTGGCAGTTGATCCGGAGGTCGCCCGTTGGAATGGTCAATCGCTTTCCAGTGGTCAACTTGCCAAGGTGTATGGTTTTACTGATTTGGATGGTTCTCAACCGGATGCTTGGCGTTACATTCAGGAGGTAACAGAAATGGGCAAACCTGCTGATGCAACTGGATACCGATGA
- a CDS encoding RidA family protein, with protein MNKPEFFVTPGYGEYMLNNLHYSQAVKIGDRVETSGQGGWNDNLQIPESLADEIAQAFRNVEQTLATAGAGWEHVVHVNSYHVGGLPPEVNDVMVRLYRHYMPNHAPIWTQVGVAALGLPTMRIEIRVTAIVP; from the coding sequence ATGAATAAGCCCGAGTTTTTTGTTACCCCCGGCTATGGGGAATACATGCTGAATAACTTGCATTACTCGCAAGCGGTAAAGATTGGCGATCGCGTAGAGACATCCGGTCAAGGTGGCTGGAATGACAACCTACAAATTCCTGAATCGCTCGCGGACGAGATTGCTCAGGCGTTTCGGAACGTGGAGCAAACCCTGGCAACTGCCGGGGCGGGTTGGGAGCACGTTGTCCACGTCAATTCTTACCATGTTGGCGGGTTGCCCCCAGAGGTTAACGATGTGATGGTCAGGCTATATCGCCATTACATGCCCAACCATGCCCCAATTTGGACACAGGTAGGAGTCGCGGCTCTTGGACTTCCAACGATGCGAATTGAAATCCGCGTTACTGCAATTGTTCCATGA
- a CDS encoding peptidoglycan-binding domain-containing protein, with protein MMQLTTIRRLTSRITAIFAKTTLSIITVTGVIGSSRTHPAIATPPPQQSPILVATAYTDLSLPTLRRGDRGREVQMLQQILSDNGFLHAAGVRLGTPNGAAVDGVFGAITESAVRDLQQRYDISVTGQVNPMTWEVLDMRENPYRSPLPWKS; from the coding sequence ATGATGCAATTAACCACAATACGACGATTAACTTCTAGAATCACTGCGATATTTGCTAAAACTACTCTATCAATCATCACGGTGACAGGAGTGATTGGGAGTTCACGAACGCACCCAGCGATCGCCACCCCTCCACCGCAACAATCTCCTATTCTCGTTGCAACCGCCTACACGGATCTGTCGTTGCCAACCCTAAGACGGGGCGATCGCGGTAGAGAGGTACAAATGTTGCAGCAAATTCTCTCGGATAATGGTTTTTTGCATGCTGCCGGAGTCAGGTTAGGAACTCCCAATGGTGCTGCTGTTGATGGTGTATTTGGTGCGATTACAGAGTCTGCGGTGAGAGATTTACAACAACGCTACGACATCTCCGTCACAGGACAGGTCAACCCTATGACTTGGGAAGTGCTGGATATGCGGGAGAATCCCTATCGATCGCCGCTTCCCTGGAAATCCTAA
- a CDS encoding stage II sporulation protein M, with translation MSRKTIATKDQSPQRSLTPSAKDPLRRFLRKPFQIIGTNFRAYLTINAIVYGLVIIGLVVAMVFPNLSATQAAILEDNGTAALVRSLFNNPWLFSLTILGVNLTTGALWIVLPSLIVPFAGIAMFAYKTFTLGLAMAPTTKMMAVALIPHSLTILIEFQAYALLMFGAYILGRSWVRPATIGTRNHRQGYVRGLQQFGWLSLSTLPLFIVGAIWEAFSLRYLVPPLTQWLL, from the coding sequence ATGTCACGCAAAACGATCGCCACCAAAGACCAGTCTCCACAACGATCGCTTACTCCTAGTGCCAAAGACCCGCTTCGGCGATTTCTTCGCAAACCCTTTCAGATCATTGGCACTAATTTTCGCGCCTACCTCACTATCAACGCCATTGTGTATGGCTTAGTCATCATCGGGTTGGTAGTGGCGATGGTCTTCCCCAACCTGAGCGCAACTCAGGCAGCCATCCTGGAAGACAACGGAACGGCGGCTCTTGTCCGATCGCTATTCAATAACCCCTGGCTGTTCTCGCTGACTATCCTGGGAGTCAACCTCACGACCGGCGCGCTGTGGATCGTGCTCCCTTCGCTGATCGTTCCCTTTGCTGGTATCGCCATGTTTGCGTATAAGACGTTCACTCTGGGTTTAGCAATGGCTCCGACTACCAAGATGATGGCGGTGGCACTGATCCCGCACTCGCTGACAATACTCATCGAATTCCAAGCTTACGCCCTCCTGATGTTTGGCGCATATATCCTGGGTCGGTCTTGGGTTCGCCCCGCCACCATCGGCACTCGGAACCATCGTCAGGGTTACGTCCGTGGGCTGCAACAGTTCGGTTGGCTGAGTCTGTCCACGCTCCCACTGTTCATCGTCGGCGCGATCTGGGAGGCGTTCTCGCTGCGCTACCTGGTTCCTCCGCTGACCCAATGGTTGTTGTAG
- a CDS encoding DsbA family protein, translating into MNDDSSYSPLLVPPSTQDWMQGVLSAKVMLVMYGDYQDPKSADAYKLIKRLKQEHSASLGEDYLCFVFRHFPQTQIHPHAQRAAEVAEAAAAQGQFWSMHDTLFVHQQKLENGYLLEYANDLELDIPQFLKDLSKHVHIDRINEDIEGGIHSGVKTAPALFINNIRYTRRWKMTELTTAMIAASH; encoded by the coding sequence ATGAACGACGATAGTAGTTACAGTCCCTTACTTGTCCCTCCTTCAACCCAAGATTGGATGCAAGGTGTGCTGAGTGCAAAGGTTATGTTGGTGATGTATGGAGACTATCAAGACCCTAAAAGTGCGGACGCTTACAAGCTGATTAAACGGCTCAAACAAGAGCATAGTGCTTCTCTTGGAGAAGATTATTTATGCTTTGTCTTCCGTCATTTTCCGCAAACACAGATTCATCCTCATGCTCAACGAGCCGCCGAAGTTGCTGAAGCCGCCGCTGCCCAGGGACAGTTTTGGTCAATGCACGATACTTTATTTGTTCATCAACAGAAGTTAGAGAACGGCTACCTTCTAGAATACGCCAACGATTTGGAGCTTGATATTCCGCAGTTTCTCAAAGACTTGTCTAAACATGTCCATATCGATCGCATCAATGAAGATATCGAAGGTGGAATACACAGTGGAGTAAAAACGGCTCCAGCCCTATTTATCAACAACATTCGCTATACCAGACGCTGGAAAATGACAGAATTGACGACAGCTATGATTGCTGCAAGTCATTAA